The following proteins come from a genomic window of Spongiibacter tropicus DSM 19543:
- the npdG gene encoding NADPH-dependent F420 reductase, giving the protein MNNQKTLAVLGGTGNEGKGLALRWANAGYKVILGSRSAEKAAEVAEEMNAILGSSNVSGCGNVQAAEQADIAVLTVPYSAQRAVVEEVQHALSGKILVDVTVPLKPPRVFQVQLPDNGSAVQAVQTFLGDGVKVVSAFQNISAHHLTDLDYQFDCEVLVCGDDAEACETVIQMSEAIGLHAWHAGVLANSVVAEALTSVLIAINKRYKTPSAGIRITGVNAA; this is encoded by the coding sequence ATGAACAATCAGAAAACTCTCGCCGTTCTCGGCGGCACTGGCAATGAAGGCAAAGGACTGGCACTGCGCTGGGCTAACGCAGGCTACAAGGTCATTCTCGGCAGCCGATCCGCCGAAAAAGCAGCCGAAGTTGCCGAAGAAATGAACGCCATTCTTGGCAGCTCGAACGTCAGTGGCTGCGGTAATGTGCAGGCTGCGGAACAGGCAGACATTGCCGTGCTCACCGTCCCCTATTCCGCCCAACGCGCCGTCGTTGAAGAAGTACAACATGCTCTCAGCGGCAAGATCCTGGTGGATGTTACGGTTCCCCTAAAACCGCCGCGCGTCTTTCAGGTGCAACTGCCGGATAACGGCTCCGCGGTTCAGGCGGTGCAGACCTTCCTCGGCGATGGCGTGAAAGTGGTTTCGGCCTTTCAGAACATTTCTGCCCACCATTTAACCGATCTCGACTACCAGTTCGACTGTGAGGTACTGGTGTGCGGAGACGATGCAGAAGCCTGCGAAACGGTCATCCAAATGTCCGAAGCCATTGGCTTGCACGCATGGCATGCAGGGGTTCTGGCAAACTCGGTTGTGGCAGAGGCATTGACCTCGGTACTGATAGCAATCAACAAACGCTACAAGACCCCCAGCGCAGGTATTCGCATCACTGGCGTTAACGCCGCCTGA
- a CDS encoding TetR/AcrR family transcriptional regulator: MPKKAPQRPANYQSPAIRERRRRILNEARLMISEKGINDFSMDELGVRAGVAKRTLYNAFNSKELIISTAIQQYFDTFIEKIPYSTPPGSLPRIVERLAWIVRRNKEIPNYIKALMAIYFSPDIEDDIWESIHMLGVRFNMEWIKKLTSKRQLQPWIDPEQMAHDIIRIEYGVISDWCQGRIDDDDFLPHILLCYLNYVVGATKGRARKEVEDMLKLLQTGELLEAYNS, encoded by the coding sequence ATGCCAAAAAAAGCTCCACAACGCCCCGCCAATTACCAAAGCCCGGCCATTCGTGAGCGCCGACGCCGAATACTCAACGAAGCCCGCTTGATGATATCTGAGAAAGGTATCAATGATTTCAGCATGGATGAGCTTGGAGTGCGTGCAGGCGTCGCCAAGCGTACGCTCTACAATGCGTTCAACAGCAAAGAACTTATTATCTCTACTGCCATTCAGCAGTATTTCGATACCTTCATCGAGAAGATCCCCTACTCCACCCCGCCGGGAAGCTTACCGCGCATCGTTGAGCGCCTGGCCTGGATCGTGCGTCGAAACAAAGAGATCCCCAACTACATTAAGGCGCTGATGGCGATCTACTTCAGCCCCGATATCGAGGATGATATTTGGGAGTCCATCCACATGCTGGGTGTGCGCTTTAATATGGAGTGGATCAAAAAGCTGACCAGCAAGCGTCAGCTGCAACCCTGGATTGATCCGGAGCAGATGGCTCACGATATCATTCGCATCGAATACGGCGTTATCAGCGACTGGTGTCAGGGGCGAATTGACGACGACGACTTCCTTCCCCATATTCTTCTCTGCTACCTAAACTATGTGGTTGGCGCCACCAAAGGCAGAGCCCGCAAAGAAGTCGAAGATATGCTCAAGCTGCTGCAAACTGGCGAGCTGCTGGAAGCGTACAACAGCTAA
- a CDS encoding TonB-dependent receptor plug domain-containing protein has translation MKKRTLLSLAIANALMGVSSVNAQTEENPVVEQDSAVEEVVVSASRIKRDGFTAPTPVTVASTDDLMNMQPTNIPDALNKLPQFQLSSGPAQSQHNFSNTASHGNLLNLRGIGSKRTLILMDGMRMPKTTFLGDVDVNVMPNLLMQRVEVVTGGASAAYGSDAVSGVVNFIVDDSFVGTKLNVQGGFSEQGDNEHNRIGVATGFEFSEGNGHVLLSAERYDNDGMMRSDRDASREGWIFAGSNPNCVSANASDCVPGGALNPYKRFKNGRLTVASDYGLISGGPAGFSYNGQRFDQSGNIVPFDPGTPTGSPIFASGGDGYTVPFDVTGVAPLTTEQLFGKVIYDFSNGVRGYVQGLYSSSEVEYTSLANSLVGATSATIYGDNAYLPAALQAELAPTDSFKLAHYLGTGPKPFTEEETEFMMFAAGLDGDINESWSWGLDISHGQSEHTMDQSGLYNWQRTYAALDAVDDGTGNIVCRASLSSDPAVAARFADCKPMNIMNGDPSIATPEGYAYATGTSSYVAETTQDTIAFEVVGSAFTLPAGPVDMAFGAEWRTEDLELRSNADPALLDEAAERDEHFAGLRGVPSSALHYWLTNIGVADGSVDVWEAFAEVNVPVIAGRPGFEQLDLNAAVRHTDYSTSGPVDTWKLGMTWRTIDEVLLRATVSRDIRAPSLFSLYAGDQSAISTIFDPLTGLQANIPQVNGGNRDLEPEEADTYTFGVVYTPQAVPGLSLSIDYYSIEIQDAIGSLSAQQIINNCFQTGGPECDLITRPSPGDFPTEIRVASANIASLETSGIDIDVSYATPVGPGNLSVRLYANYLEKYQEQQYAGAPTLEYAGIATIAGGNTQGRPEWSGTLNVSYDLGNFGLTLTEQYVGKMEVGIPGSPSNFIDGDVDPEWYTDITGRYRMMVGNQGGEMELFGTVNNLFDNEPPIVPGTTPGATYPTMIGVYDYIGRAFTVGMRYTF, from the coding sequence ATGAAAAAACGCACGCTGTTGTCATTGGCTATTGCCAATGCGCTGATGGGTGTTTCATCCGTCAATGCTCAAACAGAAGAGAATCCGGTGGTGGAACAGGATTCGGCTGTAGAAGAGGTAGTTGTGTCGGCCAGCCGCATCAAGCGTGATGGCTTTACTGCACCTACCCCGGTCACCGTGGCATCTACCGATGACCTGATGAATATGCAGCCAACGAATATTCCCGATGCCTTGAACAAGTTGCCGCAGTTCCAGTTGTCGAGTGGCCCCGCTCAGAGCCAACACAACTTCTCCAATACTGCGTCTCACGGCAACTTGCTTAACCTTCGTGGTATCGGTTCAAAACGAACGCTGATCCTGATGGATGGCATGAGAATGCCGAAGACCACCTTCCTGGGTGATGTCGACGTGAACGTGATGCCCAATTTGCTGATGCAGCGAGTTGAGGTTGTGACGGGTGGTGCGTCTGCGGCCTACGGCTCTGACGCGGTATCGGGTGTTGTTAACTTTATCGTTGACGACAGTTTCGTGGGTACCAAACTCAACGTTCAAGGCGGCTTTTCCGAGCAGGGCGATAACGAACATAACCGCATTGGTGTGGCGACGGGCTTTGAATTCTCTGAAGGCAATGGACACGTTCTGCTGAGTGCTGAGCGCTATGACAACGATGGCATGATGCGCAGTGATCGTGATGCCAGTCGTGAGGGTTGGATTTTTGCAGGCAGCAATCCTAACTGTGTCAGTGCCAACGCCTCCGATTGTGTGCCTGGCGGCGCGCTGAATCCGTATAAGCGCTTCAAAAACGGTCGTCTGACCGTCGCCTCTGATTATGGTTTGATTAGTGGTGGTCCTGCCGGCTTCTCCTACAATGGTCAGCGTTTTGACCAGAGTGGGAATATCGTGCCTTTTGATCCCGGTACGCCAACCGGCTCGCCTATTTTTGCTTCCGGCGGTGATGGCTATACCGTTCCCTTTGATGTAACTGGCGTTGCGCCGCTCACTACCGAGCAGTTGTTTGGTAAGGTAATTTACGACTTCTCTAATGGTGTGAGAGGTTATGTTCAGGGCCTGTACTCAAGCAGCGAAGTTGAATACACCTCATTGGCGAACTCGCTGGTAGGGGCAACGTCTGCAACGATTTATGGTGATAACGCTTATCTGCCCGCCGCGCTGCAGGCCGAGTTGGCGCCGACTGATAGCTTCAAGCTAGCGCACTACCTCGGTACGGGGCCAAAGCCGTTTACTGAGGAAGAGACGGAGTTCATGATGTTCGCCGCCGGTTTGGATGGTGATATCAATGAGAGCTGGAGCTGGGGGCTGGATATCAGCCACGGTCAGTCCGAGCACACCATGGATCAGTCCGGCCTGTATAACTGGCAGCGCACTTACGCGGCGCTGGATGCGGTTGATGATGGTACGGGCAATATCGTCTGTCGTGCATCGCTTAGCAGTGACCCTGCCGTTGCAGCGCGTTTTGCCGACTGTAAGCCGATGAATATCATGAATGGTGATCCGAGCATCGCTACGCCAGAAGGCTATGCCTATGCGACAGGCACTTCCAGCTATGTGGCCGAAACGACTCAGGATACGATTGCCTTCGAAGTGGTTGGTAGCGCGTTTACATTGCCTGCGGGTCCTGTGGATATGGCATTTGGTGCGGAATGGCGTACCGAAGACTTGGAGCTTCGCAGCAACGCCGATCCGGCGCTGTTGGATGAGGCGGCGGAGCGCGATGAGCATTTCGCGGGGCTGAGAGGCGTTCCTTCTTCTGCGCTGCACTACTGGTTGACCAATATTGGCGTCGCTGATGGTAGCGTCGATGTTTGGGAAGCGTTTGCGGAAGTGAACGTGCCTGTTATTGCTGGTCGTCCCGGTTTTGAACAGCTCGACTTGAATGCGGCGGTTCGTCACACCGATTACAGCACCAGTGGTCCTGTGGATACCTGGAAGCTGGGTATGACCTGGCGCACCATTGACGAAGTACTGCTGCGTGCCACTGTATCTCGCGATATTCGTGCGCCGTCGCTGTTCAGCCTCTATGCAGGCGATCAGTCAGCCATCAGTACGATCTTCGATCCCTTAACCGGCCTCCAGGCGAATATTCCTCAGGTGAACGGTGGTAACCGTGACCTCGAGCCGGAAGAAGCGGATACCTATACCTTTGGTGTCGTCTACACGCCGCAAGCGGTTCCCGGTCTGAGTCTGTCTATCGATTACTACAGTATCGAAATTCAGGACGCGATCGGTTCCCTGAGTGCTCAGCAGATTATTAATAACTGCTTCCAGACCGGCGGGCCTGAGTGTGACTTGATTACACGTCCTTCTCCCGGTGACTTCCCAACCGAAATTCGCGTTGCATCAGCGAATATCGCCTCGCTGGAGACCAGCGGTATCGATATCGACGTGAGTTACGCAACGCCGGTTGGGCCGGGTAATCTCAGCGTGCGTTTGTATGCAAACTATCTGGAGAAGTATCAGGAGCAACAATACGCAGGTGCCCCAACACTTGAGTATGCCGGTATAGCTACTATTGCAGGGGGTAACACCCAAGGGCGCCCAGAGTGGAGTGGCACGCTCAATGTTAGCTACGATTTGGGTAACTTTGGTCTGACACTTACCGAGCAGTACGTAGGTAAAATGGAAGTGGGTATTCCTGGCTCGCCAAGTAACTTTATCGATGGTGATGTCGATCCTGAGTGGTACACCGATATCACTGGCCGTTACCGCATGATGGTTGGCAATCAGGGTGGCGAAATGGAGCTGTTTGGCACGGTTAACAACCTGTTTGATAACGAGCCGCCAATCGTTCCCGGTACTACTCCTGGTGCGACTTACCCCACCATGATTGGTGTATATGACTACATAGGCCGTGCCTTCACCGTAGGTATGCGTTACACCTTCTAA
- the msrB gene encoding peptide-methionine (R)-S-oxide reductase MsrB: MEKVVKTEAEWQELLSPEEYHVCREKGTERAFTGEYYNEKSDGVYRCRCCGEPLFDSQTKYDSGSGWPSFYQPKAGEVLDVHRDTSHGMIREEVTCARCDAHLGHVFPDGPAPTGLRYCINSLSLKLDKSTT; encoded by the coding sequence ATGGAAAAAGTCGTGAAAACCGAGGCAGAGTGGCAGGAACTTTTAAGTCCTGAGGAATACCACGTCTGTCGTGAAAAAGGCACAGAGCGCGCGTTTACTGGCGAGTATTACAACGAAAAGAGCGATGGCGTATACCGTTGTCGATGCTGTGGTGAGCCGCTGTTTGATTCGCAGACCAAGTACGACTCCGGCTCCGGCTGGCCCAGTTTTTATCAGCCCAAAGCCGGCGAGGTGCTGGATGTTCACCGGGATACCAGTCACGGCATGATTCGAGAGGAAGTCACCTGTGCTCGCTGTGACGCCCATCTCGGGCACGTTTTTCCGGATGGGCCTGCACCCACAGGGCTGCGGTACTGTATTAACTCCCTGTCCTTGAAGCTCGATAAATCAACAACTTGA
- a CDS encoding pyridoxal phosphate-dependent aminotransferase, whose amino-acid sequence MSNYYKSSKLHDVCYDIRGPVLHRANELEEEGYRILKLNIGNPATFGFNAPEEIIQDVIRMLPESEGYSDSKGLYSARKAVMQECQKIGIPGVEVNDIYLGNGCSELITMATQALLNIGDEVLIPSPDYPLWTAVVSLSGAKPVHYRCDEENDWQPSIEDIRSKITSRTRAIVIINPNNPTGAVYSRSMLEELVSIAEEFELVVFADEIYSKILYDDAVHIPLGSINPDVLCLTFNGLSKSYRLAGFRSGWMIVSGPKERARDYIEGLDMLSSMRLCANVPAQHAIQTALGGYQSINELILPGGRLLEQRDIAWEMLNDIPGVSCTKPRGALYMFPRLDPEVYPVASDEQLVLDLLNQEKILLVQGTGFNWHAPDHLRIVFLPNKLDLAAAIERFGRFLRGYRKKLHAVG is encoded by the coding sequence ATGAGCAATTACTACAAATCCAGCAAGCTGCACGACGTGTGTTATGACATTCGCGGACCCGTGCTGCACCGCGCCAATGAGCTGGAAGAGGAAGGTTATCGCATCCTCAAGCTCAATATCGGCAATCCGGCCACGTTTGGCTTTAATGCGCCGGAGGAAATTATTCAGGATGTGATTCGCATGCTGCCTGAAAGTGAAGGCTACAGCGATTCCAAGGGCCTGTACTCAGCGCGCAAAGCGGTAATGCAGGAGTGCCAGAAGATCGGCATACCCGGCGTCGAGGTCAATGACATCTATCTGGGCAATGGCTGCAGTGAACTGATCACCATGGCCACGCAGGCACTGCTCAATATCGGTGACGAGGTACTAATCCCCTCCCCCGACTACCCGCTGTGGACGGCAGTCGTCTCGCTGAGCGGCGCCAAGCCTGTCCACTACCGCTGCGACGAAGAAAATGACTGGCAACCGTCCATCGAAGATATCCGCAGCAAGATTACCAGCCGCACCCGGGCGATTGTCATTATCAACCCCAATAACCCGACCGGCGCGGTCTACAGCCGCAGTATGCTCGAAGAACTCGTCAGCATTGCCGAAGAATTCGAACTGGTGGTGTTTGCCGACGAGATTTACAGCAAAATTCTGTACGACGATGCCGTGCACATTCCACTGGGCAGCATTAATCCCGACGTGCTGTGCCTGACGTTCAATGGCCTGTCCAAATCCTATCGTCTCGCGGGTTTCCGCAGCGGCTGGATGATTGTGTCTGGCCCCAAGGAACGTGCCAGGGACTACATAGAAGGCCTGGATATGCTGTCATCGATGCGACTCTGCGCCAACGTACCGGCCCAGCACGCCATTCAGACGGCACTGGGCGGCTACCAAAGCATTAACGAATTGATTCTGCCCGGCGGCCGCCTGTTGGAACAGCGGGATATTGCCTGGGAAATGCTCAATGATATTCCCGGTGTGAGCTGTACCAAACCGAGGGGCGCACTTTACATGTTCCCCCGCCTCGACCCCGAGGTCTATCCTGTGGCTAGCGACGAGCAACTGGTGCTGGACCTGCTCAACCAGGAAAAAATCCTGCTGGTGCAGGGCACGGGCTTCAACTGGCATGCACCGGACCACCTGCGTATTGTATTCCTGCCCAACAAGCTGGATCTGGCAGCCGCTATTGAGCGCTTTGGCCGCTTTCTGCGAGGCTACCGCAAAAAGCTCCACGCCGTCGGCTAG